The Micropterus dolomieu isolate WLL.071019.BEF.003 ecotype Adirondacks linkage group LG14, ASM2129224v1, whole genome shotgun sequence DNA segment GTAAGTAGGTCAGTCAATAACGTGAATGGGAAACACTCGCTGTAGGCTTTTCTCAGTTCTACAGTGTGTTCACTAACCTTAATGTTCCTTACCAGCTCCCATTCAGTGTGAAGCTGCAAAATATCCTTGTAAGGAACAATGTTTAGTCACCTATAGACTGATCTTTGTGTGCCAGCTTGCCTATTTCCATCTGTCCCATATACCACAGTTGGCAGCAGGAAATGTTTCCATGCGCTTGTTTAACCTTTGAACCCAACCCGCTTTTACACCACTGTGTCTGTCAAGCGTGTCTGTCAGTTAGCTTCATTAGCAAATAGATACAGATAAGGTCACCTGACCTAGTGACTAGAATATGTACCAATCATAGATCATGGATTCTGATATTCTTGTGTTTACACCCCTGCTAATATTGACAGTGACACCTTCCTAAATAATCATCTGGCACTTTAATTCACTCTGTAAGAAAAGTTTGCATGTAATTCATTAATTTGGAATGGAAGTGGATTTATGGATTTGGTAGGAAAAATTAAACATTCTCCATGTATGGCATAGCTACTACTTTTAAAGACACTTGTGGGGAAATTTAAGTCAAAGTTTGCCATATTGTGACACAGGAAACATGGACATTTTGAACTGCATGTGCACTATCAAGAGTTGATTTAACAATCAGTGAAGATGATGCAGTTTATGCAATTACAGTGACAGAAACATTATAGGAAGTCTGCCTCTATCCAGTTTGTATTCGTACGGTATTTAATAACACAAGCATGATTCTTAGTTGGATATTTTTGGTAATTCACCCTCTCTTCAGGGCTTTATGACCTGGAAAGCAGGCAGCTCTACATGAACAGGACTGCcttggttgtttttaaaaagtcttatcTGTGTTGAACTGCTTTCACAAGCAGTAATCATTACAATCAGTAGCCTCAACTGCAGTGTTCAACACGCTATACCTTAACCTGATAGCATGTCTCGGTTAATGCCACCACTGAACACAGCAGCTGGTGAGTGCTTTGCAAGCAGGTGCAGGAGATAATTGCCAATACTTTAGATTAGTTAGTCTGGCGCTAGTCTCACTTTAATTGGTCCTTACcctacatactgtaaatgcatTGACAAGACAAACTAGAGTTCTTGTGTCAGCCAGTGTTTTGATTAATATGATATAATGCAGTCGCTGTAGGACTGTGATAGTGATGTGAATGATTTTTATGTTTCAGATATTCAACTACTGAAAATCAAATCTCCCCCAATGTCCTGCCCAGACTTTCTATTCAAACACAACAGAATCTCATGCTGTCCTGTCTTAGTCATTAGACCATCTGTAATTCTCACTGTGAGTCATATAGCATCAGCTGAATGTTTAAATCTCGGTCAGACACAGTACAGCATGAATATATAAATTTTAGCAGCAATCTGCTCTTACCTTGCAGTAGTCTTCCTATACACTGTCTTGCAGTTGCTCATTTAAATGTTGGTGTGCCTCTATCCGACCTTGTGACAGGTGCAGTTTGCACTCTGTCCCACTTCTTTCAAGCTGAACGTAAACATTAGTTCCCCACGCCCTTATGTTGTTCTTATTGGATAGGATCTATGTGTGGGAGGAGTTTATGTTAATTTGTTTAGTTAATTTTACCTAAGTGGGGTATCTCTGGAATAATGTCTGTGGCCTTGGTCTTCTGACTTGATAACACAAACACTTGGTTAAatgcacatacaaaaaaaagaaaagaaagacagaaaaacctTGTCCCAGGTGGGATAAATTAATTGCAAATATCTATCAGATACTCACCAGACCTACAATAGTGTATATTGCTGGTAATTATTTTGTTGGAATATGATtcacaaattcaaaaaaaaaaaaaagttaacatGTATCAAGATTTCGGGACATTTATGCAAACATGATAATGTTACTTTGTTAATTTTTGATATATAAGTATATGTCTGGAGCCAGCTGTTTGGCTTTAGTCGTTGTCGTTTAGGGTAAAATACGTCTTCGCtaacagaaaaaccaaaaaaacaacaactcgtttttattagttttaagcGTTTGTGGTGCGAATGAACGCACCGTGGTTCGCATGAACGCACCGTGGTTCGCACCGGTAGCCTATTGGTGGCGTTGAAAGATAGGCGGGACTGATGTATTATCCGCTGTGTGATTGGCTAAGTGGCGCATGACGATACACGGAAGTATTTGCTCCTTGTGCTGTGTGCATGATTGAATCTCCAACTCCAAAATATGGAACAAAATAATGGTAGGACGAAGTTACCGGTTACAGACAAAGTTTATTAGTAAGTTGCGTCCCTATTTGTAGCTCGTACATCCGTACACGAACTGTCCTCGTTCTTTAGAGATGACAGCTGCCAGAAACTGCTGCGTGTGTGACAGTAGTTACCAATTTATAACGTAGCTAACTGGTTAGcgaaagctaacgttaactggACAGCTTCAGTTTTAGGTATTCAGCGGCTAAAACGTCCAATATCGGAACTGACTGAACGGTTTTATATACTCGGAGAGATAATGTTCATATGAAAAAGCCAATCGTGTTAAACTGAGAATCTTTACAGAAATCATGTTAATCATGATTGCAAAGAAACTATTAAGGTACTTATGTTGAACTTGTGAAGTCGGGTGATGAAACGTGACCCTGGTCCCTAACTGCGACATTTCACTCTGATTATTTGATAGTACGGCAACTCTCGTGACAGTTGTGTCCTAATGTACTGACAGCCTTACATGTATCTGCTGCGCTCATGCTGAACTAACTCATTCTTCCCCCTCCTTTTCATGTGAGTCGGGAACCTGGCCCAGGTCCAGCATGTTGTATTGGTCCTGTCAGGGAAAGGAGGTGTAGGCAAGAGCACCATCACCACAGAGCTAGCACTGGCTCTTAGGCATGCTGGCAAGAAGGTGAGCTAAAAAACCAGCTGTGTGTATGCGGTGTTATGATGCATGTACAAATACAATACTTTAAACATGAAACAGTTCATACCACAGTATTTTATCaggtttttttctctctgttcacaATATCTGACTTGTGCTCTTTGTTCATACAAATGTCAGGAAATGAGCAGCATAAGTGAGTTGACTAATTAACAAAACTCGTATGTTCATCAGGTAGGCATTCTAGACGTTGACCTGTGTGGGCCCAGTATCCCCCGCATGCTGAATATGGGCCGGCCTGCCGTGCACCAGTGTGACTCAGGATGGGTGCCTGTCTACACCGATGCCCAGAAGAACCTCGCCCTTATGTCCATCGGCTTCCTGCTGGAGGACCCAGATGAAGCAGTGATCTGGAGGGGGCCCAAGAAAACCGGTATACTTTTCTGCAGTAGTACTGGTCCACTACTCTTCTCTGACACTATTTAGTAGACCTATCATGCGGGTACAGCACATATTGGAAGAGACTGCACCAGTATATCTATCTTTGTCTCAACACAAActcctccgctgcttgtttttGCACTTCCTCTGTAACATTTCTGATTGTCCTGTCCGACAGCTTTGATTGGCCAGTTTGTGTCAGATGTAGCATGGGGAGAGCTGGACGTGCTGCTGGTGGACACGCCGCCAGGGACGTCTGATGAGCATTTGGCGGTACTGGAGaaccttaaaaaacacaaagtggATGGAGCCATCTTGGTCACCACACCTCAGGTACCTCACTACTCTGGAGACCCTACTGTCCATAGTATCACATATCAgccatatacagtacattattatgcatgtgtgtcttcAGACATTGTGAAAAACTGTCAGCCTGCTGTAAATTGACCAACACTGACTCAGATGTGTAGTGTTTTACAGATAGACCACAAACACGTGATGTAATGTTGAAATGCTCATTCCTGTCATTGCTGCCATCTTCATACGTACAGAGCTACCAAAATAATGAAATGCTTCCAACAAACGCATACATTCTATAAAGTCAGATTAAATGAGGTTGACCAGCTGTTACTGGACTGTAGACTGGACCCTAACCAGAAACTTTTGTAATATCCTGTGGGATTTGTTCTTACCGGTCTTGTGTGGGCTACAGGCGGTATCTACTGGGGATGTGAGGAGAGAGATTACCTTCTGTAAGAAGACAGGCGTACGGATCCTTGGCATCATTGAGAACATGAGTGGCTTTGTTTGTCCCCACTGCTCGGTGTGTAAATTTTCATACAACTGTTTGGACAATTCAGATGTAAAATGCCAATAACTTCAGACTGAAGTGTAGTTACAGTAATATCACCTACAAATCAGCTGCTGTATCTATTTTAAATATGTACTCAATTGGATATTCAGcaaaatacagattttttttgtcatcttcAATGCACTCAGACTGTATGTACTTGAACAAatattctttcattttcagGAATGCAGCAATATATTCTCAAAAGGTGGTGGTGAAGAGTTAGCCAAGCTGAGTGGATCAGTATTCCTAGGTGAGATCAACAGGACTGAGTTACATGTAATGTTTGCTTCCAGCCACATGGTGGCACAACACATTGTGGCTGCTCATCACTCCTCACCCACCAGTCATGATTTAGGAGGCATTTTACATCACTGCCACGCTGATAAAATGGTCGATCCAGACTTCAGTGCCTCAGAAGGTTTAAAATACCTCACGGAGACATGATGCATTCAGTATTTGTTGTTCAAATGAATAGATTAATCAACGTTTTCCCACAGCGTCTATCTGCTTTGTTAGTAGATCAATCTCTTGAGTAATGATGCAGCTAATTCAGCTTACCCTGTGGCAACCTGCTATATCCAACAGTGTTGCATAGATTTAGCCATCCAGCAAGTATTTGATAAGTCAATGCCCCTTAACATCCACTTTATTATCACTATTGATCATCATTAATTAGTACATTAGTTGAGCGTGCTACAGCGGTGCTTGGTTCAGGTAAGAACAGTAATCAGTTATCCTCTCCATTTCAGGCTCTGTGCCCTTGGATCCTCTGCTCAGCGCTAGTATAGAGGAGGGCAAAGACTTCACACAGTCATTTCCTGACAGCGCCACCTTCAGTGCCATCAGCAGTATTTCTCAGACTCTGCTCAGCAGCCTCCAAACAGCTTGAGCCATAAATTTATTAGCTCAATTCTGAATTGTTCTCACATTTTAGCACATAGGCTCTgcaaaatacagtataatgcAGATATTAGTCGTGTAAATGTAGAGATTTGTTGCATTTGTCCTGTacaattaattatattaaacaCTTTATCTTGTTTTACCTCATTTCAAATCGACATCTGCTAATAGGACAATGCAGGCAGTTATCGTTCAGTGCTGCAGTTGCAATTTTTGAGCCGTTAACCACATTGTGAAGTTCTCACCACAGTGAAACAGGAAGACGACAGCAACTCTAAAGTTCAAATGAAGAGACATCATTTTGTAATACAAAATCCAAGTCATGCTGTCTTAGAAGTGACACATACAGTACTGACATTTTGTTTGGAAGCCAGTCAAATCTAAGTTGGAATCTTCTTTAATTCGATTGTGAGACACACACGTCGACATCAGGATAACTTCAATACCAGTGGTAATACAGGATTGTAGACTGGCGCTTCAGTAAATGAATCAGCAGCAGTTCCATTTTCAGAAAACTCCAGATCAAAATTGGTCCCAGTCCCTGCATAAAACTAGGCCAAACCTGAACACTAATCTCAATGGATTCCTGCTGCACACTACAAACGATAACATCAAGTCTTGTGATTTAGACctgacttattttattttttggcgGGAGGACAACATAAAACTACCTTTTTGATCTGGATTACATCTTCTGAAACTAGCCTGCTTCTTCAGCTTCAAATccaacagcaacaagacactGAAACCCATGCAGGATTTTAATGGCTGGAATGTGGAAGAGATGAAACACAGCCACAGATGAGAGAGGGGGGTGAATAAGGGGAGGAGATGAAAATTTGGAAATTACACTTGTGAGACCCATCAcggggcacacacacacacacctttaatgCAAACAGCAGTACTACAggaaaaacactgaagtttGAGAATGTTTGCATATGATTAGAATACAGCTACACACAAAACTCCCACTTCACCAGCAACATACTAAAGGCAATCTTATTAAACCAAGAATTACATCCAGAAGAATTCCAACCACTTATCACAATAACCCCACAGTGCATTAAATCTATCTATATAGATATTTATatgtctgtatatatatatatatatatatatatatatatatataatatcctGGGGAATGAAAGACTTGCTGCATTAAACAGTTCAATGAACAAtttcttataaataaaaatcagtggAAAAAAAATTCTTATGTCCATATACATTTCTCTTTACAAATAGATCTTCAAGATTAATGCAGAAGTTGTGTCAACTCCCAGATTGATATGGGAGGAGAAAAAGCTGTGCGCCCCTTTGGTCAGATCTCTAAGACCAGAGGCCAGGTTGCCTAAGCTGGCCTCAAGGCCTGAAATAAGTGGAGGGAAAAAAGGAATCTTCATCATACAACGGTTTTgaaacacacgcacgcacacacacacacacacacgagacaGACAAATCACTACATTGCGCATTTACAAGTTGACTATCAAATTGGGACGACTGTACACATTGCTGAGATAAAACCATATTTATGGAGCCATTTTAATTAACCCCTCCCCACCCATTGCCTTCACTTCTTTCTTGAGTGGCAgaaattttacaatttttttcaCCCCGTTTTACACTTTTTCCTCCAGCAGCAACATAAAGGACAGATCTTGTAGTGGAGATGTTTGGGCGTTTATTTCGTGGAGAGAATGAGGGCAACAATGAGCCCGTAGAGACCCAAGACCTCGGCGAAAATCAAAATGAGGATCATGCCCACAAAAAGCCTCGGCTGTTGAGCTGTGCCCCTCACACCTGCGTCGCCCACAATGCCAATTGCGAAGCCTGCTGCCAGCCCGCTGAGGCCCACGCTCAGCCCAGCTCCCAGATGGAGGAAACTCCTGAACAGAGAGACGAGTGTTAGTCAGCACAATGGATGTGAAGGATTTCTTGACGAGGGAGAAATCTTGGCAGTTAATTTAAGTGAATGAGAACATTTTAACTAAACATGCGATAGTCCGAGCATCTTTAATGTTTGTGCAACTGATCAGAGCCTGTAATGCATGCATGGAGTGAGTGGCTTTCCATCCGTATGGTAAAAGCTGTTCAGTTGATAGGGTGTTTGGGTTTGTCCTAATCAGTCTGCTACCTAAAGCTTTTCATCTAACCATAATCACTGTAGCTTCTGCTCGTTTTACTATTCCTAccttttaagattttaaacTGATCCAACAAACCCAATAAAGAATGCCACTATGTACGTTACAACAAGGAGTTAAAATGAACAGAGTGAGGGAACAACTCATCATAGATACGCTCATATTCTTAATTTAAATACCAGTAAGATTTTAAAGAGTAAGTCAGGTGTTTCTGTATCCTTATTATTTCTCGGTGCCCTAAAATTCTGtaattttttcaaaaaaaagaaGT contains these protein-coding regions:
- the nubp2 gene encoding cytosolic Fe-S cluster assembly factor nubp2 isoform X3 encodes the protein MEQNNVGNLAQVQHVVLVLSGKGGVGKSTITTELALALRHAGKKVGILDVDLCGPSIPRMLNMGRPAVHQCDSGWVPVYTDAQKNLALMSIGFLLEDPDEAVIWRGPKKTALIGQFVSDVAWGELDVLLVDTPPGTSDEHLAVLENLKKHKVDGAILVTTPQAVSTGDVRREITFCKKTGVRILGIIENMSGFVCPHCSECSNIFSKGGGEELAKLSGSVFLGSVPLDPLLSASIEEGKDFTQSFPDSATFSAISSISQTLLSSLQTA
- the nubp2 gene encoding cytosolic Fe-S cluster assembly factor nubp2 isoform X1, whose product is MVGRSYRLQTKFIIGNLAQVQHVVLVLSGKGGVGKSTITTELALALRHAGKKVGILDVDLCGPSIPRMLNMGRPAVHQCDSGWVPVYTDAQKNLALMSIGFLLEDPDEAVIWRGPKKTALIGQFVSDVAWGELDVLLVDTPPGTSDEHLAVLENLKKHKVDGAILVTTPQAVSTGDVRREITFCKKTGVRILGIIENMSGFVCPHCSECSNIFSKGGGEELAKLSGSVFLGSVPLDPLLSASIEEGKDFTQSFPDSATFSAISSISQTLLSSLQTA
- the nubp2 gene encoding cytosolic Fe-S cluster assembly factor nubp2 isoform X2; its protein translation is MYSLFMSIGNLAQVQHVVLVLSGKGGVGKSTITTELALALRHAGKKVGILDVDLCGPSIPRMLNMGRPAVHQCDSGWVPVYTDAQKNLALMSIGFLLEDPDEAVIWRGPKKTALIGQFVSDVAWGELDVLLVDTPPGTSDEHLAVLENLKKHKVDGAILVTTPQAVSTGDVRREITFCKKTGVRILGIIENMSGFVCPHCSECSNIFSKGGGEELAKLSGSVFLGSVPLDPLLSASIEEGKDFTQSFPDSATFSAISSISQTLLSSLQTA